A genomic window from Nicotiana sylvestris chromosome 11, ASM39365v2, whole genome shotgun sequence includes:
- the LOC138868069 gene encoding uncharacterized protein translates to MSCLALSLQPTNGPDILLQTREWFPPSRALMALSAFRQTRLAFSKQAQPPTPSDTSSDPSMSLGDDPLAASSGQVIVGVESRYRVVYRLVNSIYVLAITTADDNNDKEMVVNNVFECISIVNQAVSVVVTACRGVDVTPEKLAKKYAEIYMALDIVLRGVSNIRLATMLASMHGESIAKMVHSAIHTENKIRGADSWVNVEAHALEQEGGVESFSKVLFELPQETLEAGDEVAASLAITGGEKEEEKIEEIEGEKDPFAASDMINKPESLVGDFKKDKDKDSSDVSKALAGLEVTTLPPAAATQSTHIGVEGFEGDYGGIEFSNDGSTLQQDFEGINDAWGGGLDASEYVGTKKVKKDQGLGGLELLETSEPPKAAAGAATDGGAGKKLEDILVKKMNGPEMFITEEISAEFRESLLARVGLMGVVFLRTLPPKSSDDKETEFSFKVEGTAGVKRFVMQNSHVSSLGNGLFHVKTAPSNEPIPIIKYSLLPRLTPLPLRIRLVKRLSGTLLSVMLQYVANPDLPVPLTNITFVLKLPVDPTLLKVTPKAVLNRSERELKWHVDEIPLKGHPGKLRARFPVDINDDDGGEELVLFGYVKFSSPRSLSGISLQPAIEGKADFYEVDHRYSSGVYTCY, encoded by the coding sequence ATGTCTTGTTTGGCACTTTCCCTTCAACCTACAAATGGACCTGACATCTTACTCCAAACCCGTGAATGGTTCCCTCCTTCTCGTGCCCTAATGGCCCTTTCCGCTTTTCGCCAAACCCGCCTTGCCTTTTCCAAACAAGCCCAACCACCTACCCCCTCTGATACTTCTTCTGATCCTTCTATGTCCCTTGGTGATGATCCGCTCGCTGCTTCTTCGGGTCAAGTTATTGTTGGTGTCGAATCCAGGTACCGTGTTGTATACCGCCTTGTTAACTCGATTTATGTCCTTGCTATTACCACTGCTGATGATAATAACGACAAAGAAATGGTTGTTAATAATGTGTTTGAGTGTATTAGTATTGTGAATCAAGCTGTTTCTGTGGTAGTTACTGCATGCCGGGGTGTTGATGTCACTCCGGAGAAGTTAGCTAAGAAGTACGCAGAGATATATATGGCTTTGGATATTGTGTTAAGAGGGGTTAGTAATATTAGGCTGGCGACTATGTTGGCGTCTATGCACGGGGAGAGTATTGCCAAGATGGTGCATTCTGCTATTCATACGGAGAATAAGATCAGGGGAGCTGATAGTTGGGTGAATGTGGAGGCTCATGCGTTGGAACAAGAAGGTGGAGTGGAATCGTTCTCAAAAGTCTTGTTTGAGTTGCCTCAGGAGACGTTGGAGGCGGGTGATGAGGTGGCAGCATCGTTGGCGATTACGGGTGGagaaaaggaggaggagaaaatTGAGGAGATTGAGGGGGAGAAAGATCCATTTGCTGCAAGTGATATGATTAATAAGCCGGAGTCTTTGGTGGGTGATTTTAAGAAGGATAAGGATAAGGATAGTTCGGATGTATCCAAAGCATTGGCAGGGCTTGAGGTGACTACCTTGCCACCTGCTGCAGCTACCCAGTCAACCCATATTGGTGTGGAAGGGTTTGAAGGGGATTATGGTGGGATAGAGTTTAGTAATGACGGATCAACTCTGCAGCAGGATTTTGAAGGGATTAATGATGCTTGGGGTGGTGGATTAGATGCTTCAGAGTATGTGGGAACTAAAAAGGTAAAGAAAGATCAGGGTCTTGGTGGGCTTGAGTTACTGGAGACTAGTGAACCACCTAAAGCTGCAGCTGGAGCTGCTACTGATGGTGGCGCTGGGAAAAAACTTGAGGATATTTTGGTGAAGAAAATGAATGGTCCAGAAATGTTCATCACCGAGGAGATCAGTGCGGAGTTCAGAGAATCGTTGCTTGCTAGGGTTGGGTTGATGGGCGTTGTTTTCTTAAGAACACTGCCCCCGAAGTCTTCTGATGATAAGGAAACTGAGTTTTCCTTCAAGGTTGAAGGCACAGCTGGTGTTAAGAGGTTTGTTATGCAAAACTCTCATGTGAGCAGCCTTGGGAATGGTTTGTTTCATGTGAAGACAGCACCTTCAAATGAGCCTATACCTATTATTAAGTACAGTTTGCTGCCGCGTTTAACTCCATTGCCTTTGAGGATTCGACTTGTTAAGCGTCTTAGTGGGACATTACTTTCTGTAATGCTGCAGTACGTTGCAAATCCTGATCTTCCAGTTCCATTAACCAATATAACCTTTGTCCTGAAATTGCCAGTAGACCCCACATTACTGAAAGTTACACCCAAAGCTGTATTGAACCGGTCTGAGAGAGAACTGAAATGGCATGTTGATGAGATCCCACTCAAGGGTCATCCTGGTAAGCTGAGGGCGAGGTTCCCTGTAGATATTAATGATGATGATGGTGGGGAAGAGCTAGTGCTTTTTGGTTACGTAAAGTTTTCATCCCCTAGATCTTTGTCTGGCATTTCTCTCCAGCCAGCTATAGAGGGAAAAGCCGATTTTTATGAGGTTGATCACAGGTATTCAAGTGGAGTTTACACATGCTATTAA